A window of the Chloroflexus sp. Y-396-1 genome harbors these coding sequences:
- a CDS encoding response regulator transcription factor, whose product MVRILVIEDETEIASFLRRGLSLEGYQVDLAFDGTRGLELAATVDYDLIVLDLMLPGVDGLEVARQLRADSNVPIIMLTARDAVRDRVAGLEAGADDYLVKPFAFEELLARIRAQLRRRQAAQSQDVLRFANLTLDTRSREVRIGERRVELTAKEYDLLELFMRHPNQVLTRDIIYDRVWNYDFGGESNILEVYVRYLRQKLEANGEPRLIHTVRSVGYILREE is encoded by the coding sequence ATGGTACGGATTTTAGTTATTGAAGACGAAACCGAAATAGCCTCATTCCTGCGTAGAGGCCTTAGTCTTGAAGGGTATCAGGTCGATTTAGCCTTCGATGGCACACGCGGTTTAGAGCTGGCAGCTACAGTCGACTACGATCTAATCGTGCTCGATCTGATGCTGCCGGGTGTTGATGGTCTCGAAGTCGCTCGCCAACTCCGTGCAGATTCAAATGTGCCTATCATTATGCTCACGGCGCGGGATGCCGTGCGTGATCGAGTCGCTGGCCTAGAGGCCGGCGCCGATGATTATTTGGTAAAGCCGTTTGCGTTTGAGGAATTACTGGCACGTATTCGGGCCCAGTTGCGCCGTCGGCAGGCTGCTCAATCGCAAGATGTGTTACGCTTCGCCAATTTAACGCTTGATACCCGCTCGCGTGAAGTACGCATTGGCGAACGCCGGGTAGAACTGACTGCCAAAGAGTACGATCTGCTAGAACTCTTTATGCGGCATCCCAATCAGGTCCTTACCCGTGATATTATTTACGACCGGGTATGGAATTACGATTTCGGTGGTGAGAGTAATATTCTCGAGGTATATGTGCGCTACCTGCGGCAAAAACTCGAGGCGAATGGTGAACCGCGCCTGATTCATACGGTGCGCAGCGTGGGCTACATCCTCCGCGAAGAGTAA
- a CDS encoding acyl-CoA thioesterase, whose translation MQSSHERSQTEQFRTLQMTVLMTPDMANFAGNVHGGHILKLLDQVAYACASRYSGRYVVTVSVDQVIFRARIHVGELVTFLASVNYTGNTSMEVGIRVVAENITARTQRHVMTCYFTMVAVDEEFRPCPVPPLRIETAEQRRRWMAARLRRELRREIEQRSLEIRQHPEDFLNELDSEPH comes from the coding sequence ATGCAATCCTCTCATGAGCGGTCACAGACCGAACAATTTCGCACCCTGCAAATGACTGTGCTGATGACGCCGGACATGGCCAATTTTGCCGGGAATGTGCATGGCGGTCATATTCTGAAACTGCTCGATCAGGTGGCGTATGCATGTGCTTCACGCTATTCTGGACGCTACGTTGTCACAGTTTCGGTGGATCAAGTCATCTTTCGGGCCCGGATTCACGTCGGTGAGCTGGTGACATTTTTGGCTTCGGTCAACTACACCGGAAACACCTCGATGGAAGTTGGGATTCGGGTGGTCGCCGAAAACATTACCGCTCGCACGCAGCGTCATGTAATGACCTGCTACTTCACGATGGTTGCTGTTGACGAGGAGTTTCGTCCGTGCCCGGTTCCACCACTCCGGATCGAAACTGCCGAACAACGACGGCGCTGGATGGCAGCCCGTCTACGCCGTGAGTTACGACGGGAGATCGAGCAGCGTAGTCTGGAGATTCGGCAGCATCCAGAGGATTTTCTCAACGAACTGGATAGCGAGCCGCATTAA
- a CDS encoding class I SAM-dependent methyltransferase — translation MSAHHQAVRAFYRQTDWMFRVLGWIRGSQAMHAGLWQQARSHRAALRSIDETLLATVNLKPGECLLDAGCGAGASANRIAASHQGPVIGITIVPEQAKRARRAGHAQFLCADYAAAPLRSGCCDVVWMLESICHAPDKPALLTEIVRLLRPGGRLIVADRFAARSSLTPAERHQLRTWLRPWAMPDLLTADELVVLAERAGLQLRQRNDLTLSAGPSLRFLGHFAQLTLPAALILHAMRLQSDLQIAAMRACIAQTRTLNAGLWRYYLLLFEKPAPESERYRLVSQMSILEKQ, via the coding sequence ATGTCTGCTCATCATCAAGCTGTTCGCGCTTTCTACCGTCAGACCGACTGGATGTTTCGCGTCTTGGGCTGGATTCGTGGGTCGCAGGCGATGCATGCCGGGTTATGGCAGCAGGCGCGTAGTCATCGAGCTGCACTTCGTTCCATTGATGAAACGCTCCTGGCGACCGTCAATCTAAAGCCCGGTGAGTGCCTATTAGATGCTGGCTGTGGCGCCGGAGCTAGTGCCAACCGCATTGCAGCCAGCCATCAGGGGCCGGTCATTGGCATAACGATTGTACCCGAACAGGCAAAACGTGCCCGGCGTGCTGGTCATGCGCAGTTTCTTTGTGCCGATTACGCTGCCGCCCCATTACGCAGTGGATGCTGTGATGTGGTCTGGATGCTGGAAAGCATCTGCCACGCGCCTGATAAACCGGCGCTTCTTACCGAGATCGTTCGCCTGCTTCGTCCGGGGGGCCGGTTGATCGTTGCCGATCGCTTTGCAGCTCGTTCCAGTTTAACACCTGCCGAGCGTCATCAATTACGGACCTGGTTGCGACCGTGGGCTATGCCTGATCTGCTGACTGCCGATGAACTGGTTGTGTTAGCGGAGCGTGCCGGTTTACAGTTACGTCAACGTAATGATCTGACGCTCAGCGCCGGGCCATCGTTACGATTCCTCGGTCACTTTGCGCAATTAACTTTGCCTGCCGCCCTGATCCTTCACGCCATGCGCTTACAATCTGATCTCCAAATAGCTGCAATGCGAGCCTGTATTGCCCAGACCCGAACGCTCAATGCCGGTCTATGGCGCTACTATCTCCTGCTCTTTGAAAAGCCTGCACCCGAATCTGAACGCTACCGTCTCGTATCTCAGATGAGTATACTTGAAAAACAGTAG